Within the Arachis duranensis cultivar V14167 chromosome 10, aradu.V14167.gnm2.J7QH, whole genome shotgun sequence genome, the region CTGATTTTTACAAGTTCTGTCCGGGTCGAACCGGTTTTCACTGGATTCAAAGCTTAAGCAGTTTGACGAGTGGTTCAGCCCGACTGAATCGAGTCGAGTTTGATAATTACACagattaataatataataaatataaacgaactaattaattattaaaataaaaaataattattttaatataaaaataaaaataaaaataaaaatgtttattttaaaaaatactaattttatatatttatttaataataagagtaaagtatcatttatgtccctaacgtttggggtaagtctcaaacctatccctaacgttttaaacgTCCTATTTGTGTTCCAAACGTTTCTAAATGTAGTCAATGTTATCCTACCGTCAAAATGAGAAACATTTCGCTAACGCCGTTACCTACGTGGATGCTGAGGTTGTAAGCCCAAAGCTTTAGAGAGACACGTCTGCCTCTTCGCGCCCATTATACCATTCACTGAAGGAAATACGAAACGTTGAAGAAACAGAGTACCTCAACGCTAGTGTGATCCTTCCGGTTCTCCTCACCACACACGTCTGACACCTCTTCGAGGGTGATCGCAGGGAGGGGGTACAAGGTTGTTGACGAGTTGCGGTTGCTTGTGTTGCATGAAAGATCGCACCTTTGGTCTGGCAACAGAGAGGTTTCCTTCGACAAGGTATGTAATAGGAAGAAATTTTGTTTCTTGGGTTTGTATGTAGTAGTTCGATGAAAAACAAAGGTCATATAGGAGATTGTTTACACGTTAGGGTTTATTTGAATTCATGTATTCCCAGAGAAATGTTCGCTGCGTACGTTAGTTAGGGCATGAAATGACTTGTTTTTGGTTTATCAATATGTGCTTATGAATTTACTAGTTTCACTGCTGATCTGATGTAACAGGGTCTGTAGTTTTTAAGATGAGTTATTTTAGTGTCAAAGTTTACCACCATGGAAGCTTTGGTCTTGAAGGTGGGCTTTTGAAGTATTTGGGTGGGGAGACAACTGTGATAGACTACTGTAACGAAGATGAGTGGAGCCTGATTGAGGTTTATGACATAGTAAGCAGACAAGGGTATCTGAAAAAAGACATTGCAGCAATGTGGTACAAATCACTGGGAGGGAGTATAGAAGAAGGCTTAAGGATGCTGCGAACAGACAAAGATGCAATGGATATGGCTAATATTGGGGTTAGGGAGGATATGGTGGAGCTGTATGTAGTTCATAAACCTAGTGATATCCATGAAGAGGTTGAAGGTGTAGACATGTTAGGGAGTACTGAAACTACCATGCAGGAGCAGGCTTGTGGATCTAATGGGCCAGGCCCAATTGTAACCTTTGAGGCCCATTCAACAAGACATGTGGAGACAAATTCTGGCCCAACTGTGGAGGAAGTGAATGTGGGTGAGAAAGATGGTAATGATGAATcagatgaggaagaagagggtAGTGATGGCAGCGAGGACGAGGACTATACTCCCAAGGGTGATGTAGATGACAGTAGTGATTCATGTAGTTCTGATTCCAGAAATGGTTATTGCTCAGAAGATAGTGCAGCTGAGGTTGTGTTTGGTGACAGTGATGATGATAAGGAAGGGGCTGAGGGGTTAGTTGATGTTGACATCAGGGTAGGGGATACATTCGAGGCTAGCACAACTGAAACCCAAACTGATGCAGCAAAAGAGAGTAGGGGTGACAATGACAGAGGTAAGGAGaaggttgctgcaggtttaggGGATGAGGAAGAAGGATATGAATCTGAAGATTTTCTTGATGTGCCTATTGTtggtgatgatgaggatgataaCAATGTTGCCAAGAGGTATCCTTTGCACAAGCAGCTAAAGGACATGAGTGAGTACAAGTGGGAGATTGGGACTCTTTATGTATCAAGAGAGGAGTTTAAGGATTGTGCTACTGCGTATGCTGTACATACTGGGAGGGGTTTGAGGTTTGATAAGGTTGATCTTCGGAGAGTGAAAGTCACTTGCGTAGAGGGTTGTAACTGGTTTGCATACTGTgggaagatgaagaatgagCAAACATGGCAACTAACCAGCTGCCACAACAAGCATAGCTGTCCTAGGGAGTTGAAAATTGGGATTATGCATGCAAAATGGTTGAGCAAGGTGTTTCTAAACAAAATTGCTGAGAATCCAAAGATAAAGCTGTCCACACTAATGAAGAAAGCATACAGTAAGTGGAATGTAGAGCTGACTAAGTCTAAAGCTGCCCGGGTTAAGCAGTTTGCTCTTGATGAGTTACAAGGAACGTACATAGAGCAGTATCGGAGGCTCTATGACTACTGTCATGAATTGCTGAGGTCTAACCCAGGTTCTACAGTGAAGTTGCAAGTGGAGAGACCACCAGAGTTTGCTTCAGAGAGACCAAAACCTGGTGTGGATTTAAGGCCAAAGTTTCAAAGACTCTATGTGTGccttgatgcatgcaagaagAGCTTCATGGTTTGCCGTCCAATAATTTGCCTGGACGGGTGTTTCATCAAGACACCATATGGAGGTCAGCTTCTCACTGCTATTGGCTGGGACCCGAACGACCAGATGCTGCCAATAGCCTATGCAGTGGTTGAAGCAGAGACGAAGGACACATGGACCTGGTTCCTTACCAATCTGTGTGATGACTTTGGCTATGACAAGATAAGGAGATGCACCTTCATGTCTGACCAACAGAAGGTACTTGTTTCTAAACTTAGTTTTAAGGACCTACTTCATTGAACATAGTATTAGTTTTAGTAGTGTATGCTGCTGTTTGAACTGTAGGGTTAAATTCTTGTAGTGTATGCTGGTGTTTGAATTGTAGGgttaaaatatttgaagtgtATGCTGGTGTTTGAATTACATGAGGAAGTGTTTGTAGTGTATGCTTTAGGGTCTGAATTGTAATGAGTTACTGAATTACTGCATTAACTGATTTAGTTATGCCTAACAGATAGATTAGCTGATCTAATTACTGCATTAACTATTACTTGTGGGTTTAGGGCTTAGTTCCAACCTTTGATGAGCTCATACCCGGAGTGGATCATAGATTCTGTGTTAGACATCTTTACTGCAATTTCAGAAAGAGATTCCCAGGGCTGCAACTAAAACTGATGATGTGGAATGCTGCAAAGGCTACTTATTTACAAGAGTGGGAGAGGAGAATGGCTGAAATACAAAATCTTGATAATGGAGCCTACAATCACCTGATGGAGATACCAACAAAATATTGGTGCCGGCACAAGTTTGGGACTTGGTCTAAGTGTGACACCTTGGTAAACAATATGTGTGAGGTATTTAACTCTGTAATTATGGATGCCAGAGAGAAACCAATAGTCAGCATGCTTGAAGACATTAGAGTATACATAATGAGGCGTTGGGCTGATAATAGGGATCGTATAATTGAATACCCAAGAGAAGTATTGCCCCGAATCAGGATTAAGGTTGAGAAACAGGCTGATGCAAGTGGTAAGTGGGTGAGCACGTATGCTGGTCGTGACAAATATGAGGTTACAAGTATCCATGGAGGCAAAGAGAAGTTCGTTGTTGATTTGAAGAATCATGAGTGTTCGTGCAGGAAGTTTCAACTATCTGGGATCCCCTGTGCTCATGCAATGACCTGCATCAGGAAGATGTGTTTCAACGTTGACAACTTTGTTGCAAACTGTTACAAGAAAGCAACCTACACCGAATGCTACCAGCATGTGGTATATCCCTTGAATGGCCCCAACCTATGGGAGAAGACACCCTTTGATGACGTTTTGCCACCAATATATAGGAAACCCATTGGAAGGCCTAAACTGAAACGTAACAAGGCTGCAGATGAGAACCCAACTAGGGGAGGAGTGTCTCGCGGAGGGCAGAATCAGAAGTGCTCCTATTGTTTTGCTAGAGGTCACAACAAACGGACCTGTCCAAAGAAGCGTAAAGTAGCTGCAACTGCATCGGTAAGCACTGTTAGTTAGggcttcatttttttaattgcaCTTATAGATTATGATATGAGATTCTGGTGTTGTGGTTGTTTACTAGGCAAATAAAGTAGCTGGATCCACAAGAAGAGCTTCCAGATTCAAGTCTAGCACTACCACTAGCACTATCTCAAGCACTATCTCCAGCCAGGGCTCTAAGCAATCCCAAGCTGCTGCAAAGAATACCACAGTCACAAGGCCAAAGAGAAAATCTTCTTCTTTTGATGTGAGTTCACAACAGTCTCAGGCTACTTCAAAAAAGGCTAAGTTGACTCCATCCACCACAAGTCTGAGGGTGCTGCCAAGCCCATCGAAGAACATCAGCAAATCCCAACTGAAATTCATGGCTAGGACACCTCCCAAAGCATGGAAAAAGATGTGACGTGCATAATGTCTGCTGTTTTATGTTTTAAGGCTACTTATTTATGAGCAAAGGATTTTTGTTTAGTATCTTTACAGTGTATGGAAACTAGTATCAAGACACTAGCATGTTATTGCAGACCATTACTATGGAGCAAAGTGTGTTGCTCTTGTTTTGTTATTTTGCTTCCAATCTTTTGTGCTTGTATCCAATGACAGCTTTATGGTTAATCATTAAGTAATATGTTACAAAAATGCTTGTTCCCATCCTATTGATTAGCTTGATTTAAATATATTGCAAAACCCAAAACTTGATTTCATTCAACTCTTTCACTCAAACAACATTGAATCTGCACAAAACTAGCCTTTCTTCAACCAAAACTTACAAAACCATCATTGCATTACAATATCATTCAGTTCAACAAAATAGCAACTACTTCAACATCACTACTATTTCTAAGCCAACTTATAGAACACAATTTAGCCATCTAACAATTTTCTCCTATAACTCATTATAACCAGCAACATCATTCTAGTGAGAGTCTCCCAAATTTGGTTGCTGTTGTTTTCTCAAACACCAGTATTAGTGCAAGTGTCCATCCAACCAAAGCAACTCCCACTGCAACCATGTACCTGAACTCCATCATATCCAGTTTGCCCTTCAAATTTCTGATCTTTATTCTTAACCTAGAAACTTGTGACGGATCTTCCTCTGGTTCAGCCCATACGAAGTAGCCACATTCTTCACCAACCTATACAAAACAGGAGACGGCCGATTCACACCCATTGATGGTCAAAACACAAAACTCAACAACAAAAAAGGACATGGCTAAAGCTCACCCCGAAGTTAACGCAACCCCAGAACCTCCGCCCAGGATTTTCTGCCGTCGACGACGTTGCGAGGACAGGCCGTTCCCCACAGTAACATGTTGTCCTCCTTCGACGTGCTAGGTTTCTACTTCGTGTGGCTTGCTTGCTGCCTTGGGTCGCTTCAGATTGGCATGCTTCATGCTCCATCTTCTCTCATGCAGGTGGAATCACCCTTCAGAGGCAGCGCAGCAGCAACGAGAAGCAAGGATTTGGGGATTAGGGTTTTGAAGAGGACCCTCTGCTTCTCTGATTcacatttacattttttttaattgaataacgGTCAGAAAACATGCCCTGCCACCGTGTCACATAACGTCCACGTTGGCCACGGCGTTAGCGAAATGTTTCTCATTTTGACGGTAGGATAACATTGATTACATTTACAAACGTTTAGAACACAAATAGGAcgtttaaaacgttagggataagtttgagacttaccccaaacgttggggacataaatgatactttactctaataataattagattataatttgttaattataatttgttaaattttaattatttttagaatattaataaaaaacatattttaaattttaattttaaattttttattattttatattttttatttatacaaaattaaaactgCGGATTCAAGTCATTCAACTAATAACTCATCTCATCAATTGAACTAATAAACCAACTTGTTCTATCACCAATTCTGTTATGACTAATCTGGCCTTTTTTTTTGCACTCCTACTCTAACTAAAAATACCTgtcaatataaattaaaattggtaTCTGGTAGCTTTTCAGATTCCAAAAAAGTACATGTCACACAAGAAAGGCAGAAACTCTTCCTATAGGGGTATAGCCCGATAGCCCGCAACCTCCCCactttcactctctctctcccgCAATGGCCAACGTCTCAGTGGCCGCGGAGTGGCAGCTCCTCTACAACCGCTACTACCGCAAGCCAGAGCTCTACNNNNNNNNNNNNNNNNNNNNNNNNNNNNNNNNNNNNNNNNNNNNNNNNNNNGCCCTCCGCAAGCTCCGCCTCTTCAACTCCGCTGGTCATCCCCTCGCCGACGCCGTCTGGCGCCACCCGGGCGGCCGCCTCATCGGAATGTCTTGGAACGATGATCTCACCCTCGTCTGCGTCGTTCAAGACGGTACCATCTACCGTTACGACCTCCACGCCCAACTCGTCGAACCTAACATCTCCATGGGCAAGGAATGCTTCGAGCAGAACGTTGCCGATTGCGCTTTCTGGGGAAACGGCGTTGTCTGCATCACTGAGCAGAATCAGCTCTTTTGTATTCCCGATTTTCGGAACCCTAAGCCCGTCCCCCTCGCCGATCCGATGATTGACGAGCCGCCGCGGTGCATCGCCGTGATCGAACCACAGTACACCATGTCTGGAAACGTCGAGGTGCTTCTCGGAGTTGCTGACGATCCTGTGGTGCTCGTTGTGGAGGAGGACGGCGTGCAGCGGCTCGGGGAGGGTTTGCTCCGGGGGCCGCTGCAGAAGATGGTTGTGTCCCGTGACGGCAAGTGGCTTGCTTCGTTCACGCACGATGGGAGGCTCTTGGTTACTACCTCGGACTTGACCGGCATCATCATCGAAAGGGAGTGCGAGGTAGTTCCTTTTTCCTCTTTAATAATTGGAATTCGTCGTTGATAATTGAAACTTTGGAAGCATCAGCTTTTTCAATTACAATATGTGGTTCATAGTAGTTATTTTAGGGGGCATATGTGTCTTCGTCAAGCACTAACAAGAACTAATATGCAAGAGTAAGACTAATACACAAGGTAGATGCTTTTTCCCCCCTCCTGATTTGTATAAGTTTGACTGTTTACTGTTTGGTTGTGCTGTGATAGGTGGTTTTGAGCGTTGTGTAGTTTTGAgaattatgaattttgaagcTGNNNNNNNNNNNNNNNNNNNNNNNNNGGAGGGTTACTTTTTGTTGGTTTTGTATTAACATTGATTTGC harbors:
- the LOC107468782 gene encoding uncharacterized protein LOC107468782, which produces MEHEACQSEATQGSKQATRSRNLARRRRTTCYCGERPVLATSSTAENPGRRFWGCVNFGVGEECGYFVWAEPEEDPSQVSRLRIKIRNLKGKLDMMEFRYMVAVGVALVGWTLALILVFEKTTATKFGRLSLE